The sequence below is a genomic window from Micromonospora aurantiaca ATCC 27029.
CGCCGTCGCGGCCCGCGCCGGCGTGCTCGGGCTGACCCGGACGCTGGCCCTGGAGTGGGCCGCCGACGGTATCCGGCTCAACTGCCTCGGACCGGGCACGGTGCTCACCGCCGCGCTCGACGCCGAGGCCGACCGGCACGTCCGGGACAACCTGGTGGACCGGGCCACGCCGCTGCGCCGCCCGACCCGCGCCGAGGAGGTCGCCGAGCTGGTGGCGTTCCTGGCCGGCCCGGCCGCCGCCATGATGACCGGCCAGCTCATCCAGCTCGACGGCGGCGCACACCTGGGACCGGGGCTGCACATGCTGGCGGAGGCGTACCGGTGAGCCGCGCCCTCGCCGACGTCGTGGCCGAGCACGTACGCCCCGGCCGGCGGGTCTACCTGGGCAACTTCGGCGCGCAACTGTTCGCCGTGGGCCACGAGATGATCCGGCAGCGGATCCGGGACGTGGACGTGGTGATCGCCTCCGGCGGGCTGCTGATGGACCAGTTGCTCGGCGCCGGGGTGCTGCGCTCGGCCACGTACGGCCACTGCTGGAGCCCGGTCGGCCCGGCGCCCGCCTGGAACTTCCGGCGCGCCGCTCAGGACGGCGACACCCGGGTCGCGCTGCACGAGCTGAGCCTCGGGCTGCTCACCGCAGCGCTCACCGCGGGCGCCTGGCGGGTGCCGTTCATGCCGGTGCCGGACCTGCCCGGCACCGGCTACCTGGACGAGGACTGGAGCCGGGGGCGGCTGTCCCGGGTCGACTCGGCGTTCGGGCCGGCCCGGGTGGTCCGCGCCGAGCGGCCCGACGTGGCGTTCGTCCACGTGGACCTGGCCGACGCCGACGGCAACGGGGTGATCCGCGGCCCGCTCGGTGAGGTGCTCGTGGCCGCCCAGGCGGCCCGGCGCACCGTGCTCGTCGCCGAGCAGGTCTCCGACGCCGAGACGGTACGCGCCGCCGGGATCAGCATCCCCGGGCTGCTCGTCGACGCGGTGGTCGAGTCCCCCGGCGCGGTGCACCCCGACGGCGCGGTCGGCCGGTACCCGCGTGACGTCGAGGCGTACCAGCGGTATGCCCGCCGCTCGGCCACCGCCGACGGCTTCCGGCGGTGGCTGGCCGAGGAGGTGCTGTGACCACAGCGGACTTCCTGGTCCGGGCGGCGCGGGAGTTCCGGCGCGGCGGCTGGGTGTTCACCGGCTTCCACTGGCCGGTGCTCGCCGGCCAGTGCGCGTACGCGCTGCCCGGCGAACCGTTCAGCCAGGTCTTCGAGGCCGGCGCCAGCGCGCACCGGCCCGGCGCCGACGTGCCGACCAGCACCACCGACTACCCGGCGTACGCCGGCGGGTTCGGCTGGCTGGGCGGCACCGCCGACGTGCTCCTGGCGATGGGCCACCGGTTCGACCGGGTGGTGCTCGACGCCGGCAACGTCGACCTGCGCGGCCGGATCAACTCGTCGTACCTGGGCCCCCGGGAGCGGCCCACGGTGCGGCTGCCCGGCGGCGGGGGCGCCGCCGACATCGCGGCGGCGGCACGGGAACTGGTGCTGCTGCACGGCGCACGGGATCCACGCCGGATCGTGCGCGCGGTCGAGCACGTGACCGCCGCGCCCGCCCCGGACGCGCTGGTGCGGCTGCACACCCGGTGGGGCGTGGTGCGGCTCAGCGCGGATCCGC
It includes:
- a CDS encoding CoA transferase subunit A, with protein sequence MSRALADVVAEHVRPGRRVYLGNFGAQLFAVGHEMIRQRIRDVDVVIASGGLLMDQLLGAGVLRSATYGHCWSPVGPAPAWNFRRAAQDGDTRVALHELSLGLLTAALTAGAWRVPFMPVPDLPGTGYLDEDWSRGRLSRVDSAFGPARVVRAERPDVAFVHVDLADADGNGVIRGPLGEVLVAAQAARRTVLVAEQVSDAETVRAAGISIPGLLVDAVVESPGAVHPDGAVGRYPRDVEAYQRYARRSATADGFRRWLAEEVL
- a CDS encoding co-chaperone HscB, which codes for MTTADFLVRAAREFRRGGWVFTGFHWPVLAGQCAYALPGEPFSQVFEAGASAHRPGADVPTSTTDYPAYAGGFGWLGGTADVLLAMGHRFDRVVLDAGNVDLRGRINSSYLGPRERPTVRLPGGGGAADIAAAARELVLLHGARDPRRIVRAVEHVTAAPAPDALVRLHTRWGVVRLSADPRLEEVTADGEVLRAHLTALGVPVDGAAPRPPVTTAERAAAVGVLRRAAVRGYSVAKGTDRG